The genome window CCACTTTGATTTCGTGAGCGTTCTCTGAATTGATTTTGATCAAGTCTTGTAAAACTTTAATTTTCTTTTCTTTATTCATTTTTGTTCCTCCTGTTTGCTTAATTATAAACACAGTTGTCAATCTTTTGATTTTTTTTTCAAAAAAGATTTGACAATTAGTTCAAAATGATTTAAATTCTATATCAATCAAACCAAACAAGTTGATTGGGAAAGTAAATTGATGAAGTCTATCCAGAGAGCTTGAGAAGATGAGAACAAGTTAGATTAAGTCAATCGAAAATGGCCCATGATTGGCATCGCTGAATATTTTAAGCGATGATGCCTGGCACCCATTACCGTGCACGCTTATAGTACTTTTTGTAAGTTAGTGAGGGGATTAGTGTAAGCTGATCCTGAAGTAGAATGGTCCACGAGTAACTCGTTTCTAAATTATTTTAGAAGCGAGTTTTTTTGGTTTTAAATTTAGGAGGAATGGAAAATGAAAAAGTATCAAAAATTGTTATTGCTAGTTTTGACTTTCTGCGCTGCATTATTTTTAGTATCGTGTGGCAGCAGCAAGAAAAGCGAGTCATCGAGTGAGGGGACAAAAACAGTCAAGGTCGGGATTATTGGATCCGACGAACGGGTTTGGGATGCGATTAAGCCGGAGTTAAAGAAAAAGGGCATTGAGGTTAAATTGGTGCAATTTACGACTTACGATCAGCCAAACCAAGCTTTAGTCAGCGGCGATATTGATCTTAATTCTTATCAACATATTTTTTATTTAAATAATTGGAATAAAGCTCACCATGCTGATTTAGTACCAATTGGCAATACAATTATTGCTCCGCTGGCTGTTTATTCTAAGAAAATTAAAAGTATCGATAATTTAAAGAGCGGTGATACGATTTCAATTCCTAACGATGCTACGAATCAAGCACGGGCGCTGCAATTGCTGGAATCGGCAAAAGTTATCACTTTGAAATCAGGAGTTGAAATTCCAACGCCAAATGATGTCGTTAAGAATCCTAAAAAAGTTAAAATTACACCACTCGATGCTTCTCAAACCGCTCGTTCGCTTGATGACGTGACAGTGGCAATAATCAATAATGGCGTCGCACTTGATGCTAAATTGAATCCCCACACTGCTATTTACACTGAAAAAATTACAAAGAAATCTAAGCCTTGGATCAACGTTCTAGTTGCTCAAAAGAAAGACAAAAACAATAAAACGTATCAAGAAGTAGTTAAGGCGTATCAGACTGAAAAAGTTGCTCAAAAATTAAAAGAGGTCTACCAGGGTTCGTCGGTTCCCGCTTGGAATTATAAATTTTAAAGATAGAAGGTAATCACTTTGGAAGAACCAATTATTCAATTAAAAGACATCACTGTTGATTTTTCGAACAAGGAAAAGAAAGTACGGGCGGTTGATCACGTGAGCTTAAACGTTAATCGGGGCGATATTTTTGGAATCGTCGGCTACTCCGGTGCTGGTAAGAGCACTTTGGTACGAGTAATCAACCTGTTGCAGCGCCCAAGTGCGGGAGAAGTTCTGGTAAATGGTCAGGATCTCTTAAGTTTAAAAGAGCAGGAATTGCGCGCTAGCCGGAAAAAAATCGGGATGATTTTTCAACATTTCAATTTAATGAATGCCCGGACAATATTTAATAATGTTGCTTTTGCGCTAAAGGGCAGTGATTTGACCAAGCAGCAAAAATCAGAGCGAGTTAAGGAACTTCTGGAATTGGTTGGACTGAGCGATAAAGCTAATAATTACCCGAGTCAGTTATCTGGCGGCCAAAAGCAAAGGGTAGGAATTGCCCGAGCACTGGCAAATCATCCTGATATCTTGATTTCTGATGAGGCAACGAGTGCGCTGGATCCCAAGACTACTCAGTCGATTTTGGAATTATTGAATCGGTTGAACAAACAACTAGGATTAACGATCGTCTTAATTACGCACCAAATGGAAGCCGTTAAACAAATTAGCCATCAGGTGGCGGTGATGGATCAAGGTCGAATTATTGAAGAAGGTTCTGTTTATCAAATTTTCAGCGAGCCAAAAACTGCGCTCACTAAATCGTTTATTAACACTACAACTCGATTAGATGAGACTTTAGCAGCCTTCGATGTCAGAAATCTTAAGGCAGGGGAGAAGATGCTTCAACTCTCATATCTCGGAGAATCTGCAGATGAGCCATTGATCTCGTCTTTGTATCAGAAATTTCAAGTATCAGCCAATATTCTTTACGGCAACATCGAAATGCTTCAGGGGCAGCCGCTTGGCAATTTAGTGGTTATATTGTCAGGACAGTCAGAACAAATTACGCAAGCAATCGATTATTTAAAGCAATCAAAGGTGCACGTCAGAGAAATTGAAGGGATCGATGAAAAATGAGTTTTATTGCAAAATATTTACCAAATGTAGTAACTAATTGGAGCGGCGATTATGGATTTGTCAGTGCGATCTGGCAGACTCTCTATATGACCTTTGCTAGCGCATTTATGGCGGGAATTCTAGGATTGTTTTTCGGAGTTTTATTGGTGGTGACCGATAAAAACGGAATCAATCCCCACCCGGTTTTCTACAGTATCTTAGATAAATTAGTTAACGTCTTTCGTTCCATTCCCTTCATTATAATGTTAGCGCTCCTCGCTTCGTTTACTCGTCTAATCGTGCATACAACAATTGGACCGACTGCCGCTCTAGTGCCTTTAGTTGCCTCCGCAACGCCGTTTTATGCTCGGCAGGTGCAAAATGCTTTGGTCCAGGTTGATCCCGGCGTGATCGAAGCAGCTCAAGCGATGGGAGAGTCTAATGTAAGTATCGTGTTTAATATTTATTTGGTTGAAGGGTTGCCAGAGTTGGTGCGTGCGAGTGTTTTGACAATCATTAGCTTGATCGGTTTAACCGCAATGGCTGGCGCAGTCGGAGCTGGAGGACTCGGGAGCTTAGCAGTTAATATTGGTTTTCAACGTTTTGAAAATGATGTTACGATTGTCGCAACGATTTTTATCTTAATATTAGTCTTTTTGATTCAATTTGTGGGGGATCGAATTGTTAAACATCTCACTCATTAAAATTTGGCGTAGGTTAACAGCTTACGCCTTTTTTGATTTTAAAATCGTCAAAATTGGATAATTGAAACCGAGAATTTTGTATAGCGGTATGTTTTATGGGTGTAGTTCCTTAACCACATTAGATTTAAGCAATTTTGACACCAGAGCTAGTTATAATTATCGCCGTCCGAATTATGGAACCAATGGCATAATTCGGTTTCTATCAAATACGCCGTCGCTCTGGCAATTAAAATTGGGAGCCAATACTATTTTGACGGTAATCCGCATGATATTCCAGCGCCAGGGTACTACACAGGACAAATTACTTTCACTTTGGTTAACGACACACCATAAAAATTGGAATCAAAATCTTTAATTTTACTTCTATTTCGGTTAAGATGGTAATTGAAATGAAAATAAAGTTATGGTTTGAATATGGATCCTAATATCCTGAAAAATATTGGTCAGCTTGACCACGATTTGAATTTTACGAAACTAGCTGAGGTTACAGATTTTATTAAAAATTTCGATCAGCCAAAATATCAACAAATAGTAGATGCAAATCATTTAAATAATTTAAGCTTGAAGGAACGGCAACTCTTAGTTGAGTCAATTGCGGTGAATGTTTTGGTGCGCAATGATCACGATTTTAATCATCGTTTGACACCACCTGCGATTGGCTTAATTTTTTCGGAAATTATTTCGCTCCTAGCTGATGAACAGTCGGTTGAATTAGTCGATTTCGGCGGGGGGACGGGGAGTCTCACTTTTTCGATTTTAGCAAACCTTCAAAATGATCAAATTAACGCTACTTTAATTGATAATAATGAAGAGTTCTTTGATTTTTCTAACGAATACCGTCCTCTTTTCTCGTTTGGTAACGCAACTGAACAGGTTTTTGACGATGTAGTCAGTTATAATTTTTCGAAGAAAGCTGATTTTTTGGTTAGTGATGTGCCGGTCGGGTATTATCCCCAAACCCAAGGGCTTGATGACTTCCAAGTTAAAGACAATGATAATTTGACTTACGTGCAGAATCTTTTTATTGAGAGAAGTATCCAAATTTTAAACGATAACGGTTTTGCTATTATGGCAGTTCCGCAAAATATTTTCACAAGTGAGCAAAGTGGTGTATTATTAAGAATGTTGAGAGAAAGCGCTTATATCCAAGGAATTATTAGTCTGCCGCTCAACAGTTTTACCGATCATAAATTTGTTAAGAACATTATTATTCTCCAGAAGCATGGCGATAATGCCAAACAGATAACTCCGGTTTTGATTTATCAACTTGCTGATATTGAGGATCTCAAAAGCTATCAGAAGTTATTCTCGACTTTGAAAGCCTGGAGCAGAGAGATTAAGTATATATAATAGAAGGATGTAAAAAATATGGTCAAAATTATTGCGATTAATTGTGGTAGTTCCACGCTTAAATTTAAACTTTTTGAAATGCCAGAAGAAACAGTAATTGCTTCAGGCATGGTCGATCGCTTAGGATTAAGTGGTTCAACTTTTGAGTTGAAATCAAATGACGGCAAGAAAATAGAGTTTCAAAAAGATGTAAAAGATCATAACGAAGCGGTTACGCTGCTACTAAAAAATCTCGTTGATTCTAAGATAATTGATAGTCTTGATGAATTAGGGGGAGTAGGGCACCGAGTTGTTGCGGGGGGAGAGACCTACGAAAAATCGACTCTAGTTGATCAACACGTTATTAATAACATTAAATATTTGTCAATTTATGCGCCACTACATAATTATAGTGAAGCACGGGGAATGGAAGCTTTTGTGCAGGCTAATCCTAAGTTGCCGCAAGTTGCAGTTTTTGATACGGCTCTTTATTCGCAAATGCCAGAAGTTAATTATTTATATAGTATTCCAATCGAGTACTATAAGAATTACGGCGCGAGAAAATATGGAGCGCATGGTACAAGTCATCGCTACATTACTGGTAGAGCTGCTGAAATGCTGAATCAAAAATTGGAAGATCTTAATATCATTTCGTTGCATCTTGGCAGTGGAGCGTCAATTACTGCTACTGAGCACGGTAAAGTCATTGATACATCGATGGGATTTACTCCAATGGCAGGAATTACGATGTCAACCCGTTCGGGCGATATTGACCCTTCATTGGTCTTGTTTTTGATGAGCCAGTTAAAAATAAGCGACCCAAATGAAATGGCTGACATCCTTAATCAAAAATCAGGATTGTTGGGACTTTCGGGCATTTCTCCTGATATGAGGGATTTACAGAAAGTAGAAGATACCAACCAAAGAGCACGGCTAGCATTGGATATTTTCGTAAACCGAATTGTTAAATATGTTGGTTCCTACGTTGCTGAGATGGGTTCAGTTGATGTGATAACTTTCTCTGCTGGTATTGGTGAGAATGATGCTGAAATTCGCGAAAACATTATTAATCAACTTTCGTTTATAAATGCAAAAATTGATCTGGAAAAAAATGATGTTCGAGGCGAAGAAATAGATCTGACAGGTGAGGGATCAGCTGTTAAAGTTTTGCTGATTACCACCGATGAAGAGTTAATGATTGCAAGAGATGCATATGAGATCGGTTATCTTAATAAAGAATAGTTAGGAGATATTTAAGCTTGGATATTGATAGTTTAATTAAGGCATCACCAATTGTAGCTGATTTAATGGCAGCAAAAGAAGTTTTTTGGCTTAATCCAGATTACGGAGATTCCGCTAATTTACCTGTTTCACAAGCCGATATCTTTGATGCTGCAGCACGATTTGATCGTTTTGCTTCTTATTTTGTTGCTGAATTTCCAGAAACGGCGCCAAGTCACGGGATTCTTGAATCTCCATTAACCCCGATTCCCAAGATGAAAATAACGCTTACACAGCTGGAAAATTATTCTTTACCCGGAAATGTTTACCTTAAAGAAGATAATAAGCTACCGATCTCTGGTTCTATTAAATCTCGTGGTGGAATTTACGAAGTTTTAAAGTTTGCAGAAAAAGTTGCGATTGAAGCTGGAATGCTGACTTATTTAGATGATTATTCTATTTTAAGAGAAGATAGATTTAAAGAATTATTTAGTCATTACGGTATTTCTGTTGGATCAACGGGAAATCTAGCGCTTAGTATCGGAATTGTAGCTACTCGTCTTGGTTTTAAAGTGAAAGTTCACATGTCCTCAGATGCTAAAACTTGGAAAAAAGATTTGCTTCGAGCAAAGGGAGTTAAAGTCATTGAATATGACGGTAGTTTTACTGCTGCAATAACTGCTGGGCGAAAAGAAGCTGAAAAAGATCCTAATATGTACTTTATTGATGATGAAGGTAGTTATGATTTGTTTTTGGGATATTCCGTTGCTGCAATAAGATTACAAAAACAATTAAAAGATCAAAATATTAAAGTAGACGCTCATCATCCGCTGTTCGTATATTTACCCGCGGGTGTTGGTGGTTCACCAAGTGGTGTTACTTTTGGTTTAAAAGAAATTTTAGGTCCGAATGTTCATGCGATTTTTGCAGAGCCAACTCATATTTCCTCAGTTCTTTTAGGAATGGCGACAGGGTTAAATGACAAAATCTCTGTTTATGATATTGGTCTTGATGGAAAAACAGAAGCAGATGGTTTAGCGGTTGGACGGCCATCACGAATTGCAGGCAAATTGATGAAAACTTTGCTTCTGGGAATTGGAACTTTTGACGATGAACGAGTCCTTGCATACACGGCGGCTTTATGGGATAGCGAAAAAATTAAAGTTGAACCATCTGCTACTGCAGGATTTGCGGCGCTTAGACAAGCACAAGGATATTTATCTGAGCATTATCCGATGGAAAGCGCCAATCACATCATTTGGTCAACTGGTGGCATGTTAGTACCAGATTCAGAATACCAAACTATTTATCAATTAGGAAAAAAGATAATTTGATTGGATCTTTAGTACAAACTTTGTTATACTAAAGGTGGTTCAGGAATGCCATAGCTTTCAGACGAAGCTTAAAGATTCCCACTCATCGTTATACTCTTAGTCTGAGGTCAACCGGGCAATCGGTTGGCTTTTATTTAACTCATTTGGTTAACATAATATATATTATACGAAGTAGAGTGTTTGAAGCCGCGGAGGAGTTTGTTAAACTTAAAGAAAACAATTTGGAGTAATCTGATGTCAGAAATTAAACGTTGCTTTTGGGCAAATGATCCCATTGAGGCTAAATATCACGATGAACAATGGGGTCGCCCGGAACATGATGATCAAAAGATTTTTGAAATGCTAATATTAGAAATGTTTCAAGCTGGTCTGAGCTGGCGGACAATTCTGGTTAAAAGAAATAATTTCCGTAACGCTTATGATCAATTTGACTACCATAAAGTAGCTAATTACAATCAAAACAAAATTGAAGAATTGATGAGTGATCCCGGAATTGTGCGCAATCGTCAAAAAGTAAACGCATCTATCAATAATGCGCAGGAGTTTTTAAAAGTCCAAGCAGAGTTTGGCAGTTTTGATCAATATATTTGGCATTTTACGAACTTCAAAACCATTGATCATCGAATTGACTCTAACAACCCTGCTCCTGCCAAGGATGAACTTAGTATTGAAATCTCAAATGATTTAAAGAAACGTGGTTTTAAATTCGTTGGTCCAGTTACTATTTATTCACTTTTGCAATCGATTGGCATTATTAACGATCATGAGCTTAGCTGTGATTTTCACTTTATTAATTTTTAGATAGTTCATCATATTATATTTTCAACCATTTATGCTACGATTTACAAAAGTATTTAAAGGGTTTTTTAATGAAAAAGTACAATAGAATGGCTCTATATTTAACTAGTTTTGTTTTGGTTTTAGGATTGATTTTGGGCGGCTTTTACCTAGTTAAAGCAAACAACACTAAATCAACTTCTGATCTGAATTCAAAAAGTAAAGTAAAAAAAGAATCAAAGAAATATTACTCGAAAACTACTAACAAAAAACATTATAAGGGGGAAATTTATAATAATGTTTCAACAGAAAGTCTTTTAAAAGATTATCCTGATAGTTTTGATGAATTGATAGGAAAAGGGAATATGACAATTCAGGGAACAGTTATTGATTTAAAAGATAATCCTGTAAGAAAATCCCCGACCCTAGCTTTTACAATAGCGACGATCAGAGTGGACAAAGTTCTGGCTGGCAATGATTCTAAGCTGAATCAGAATATCAAAGTTATGTTTCCTGGAGGAAATATGGAAAAGAATGTTTTGCTTAAAGATATGGCAGACAAGGAATATTTAAATTCAGAGCAGAAAAAAGATGCTCAATAACCGCAAGGTGGAGGGCAAAATTCTCCATTAGCTCGTAGTAATTCTGAAGATAACGATGATGCGAAGATGAACCAGGGAATGAATTCTTTAGTTCAAAGAAAATAGTTGAGAAAGCAAGCTAGATCTTAACCGGTCAGGCTTTTTTTATACAAAAAAAGTGTTGATCGTTTCCAATCAACACTCCCGTTACTTGCTAAGCATCTTTTTAATATTTTGCCAAACAAAGTGAATTCCAAAGGCGGAAGCAAATGCTAGACACCAGGTTAAGATGTAAATAACAATAATTCCGATAATTGTGTTGGCCTTCATTAATGATTGACCAAAGGTATGCCAAATCAGTTGAGCCCATAAAACATTTGACAAGTAAGCTTTGTAAGCAAATCCAGCAAATTGATGAACTCGCGCTGTGAATTTAATCTGACGGTTGATTTGGTAAAGCGCAATAGCTGCGATCAACATAATCATCGCCAAGTCATATATAGTCATCGACGGCTTATAATATGGCGCATTAGTTAAAAGAACTGGGGTCCCAAAGCTGATCAATTCCTGATTGATCCACCAAAATGAACCGACAAAAACTAATAAGAAAATCCACCAGAATTTTTGGATCATTTGATTAAAGTATTTGCGATACTGCCAAGCTAAAGTGCCAAAAACTCCGTAAATGAAGAAACTCAAGAACAAGCGATCGAATAAGTACCAATCTTTTTCGTGAGTTCCGTGAAACACATTAGTATCGTAGAACCAAAGCCAGCATGCAGTAATGATTACGGTCAGTCCGATGATAATCCAGCCTCTTGTCTGATTATCACGACACCAAGTTGCAATCGCCCAAAAGATTGGCATTAGAATGATGAATTGTAGCATCATCGTGTTATACCACAAATGAGGTGCCCCATTACCGTTAATAAACTGCCAAATAAAACTTGGTAAATCGTGATAATGATTAACCTGCTGCACGTAAGGTAAGAAAAATAAATAAACACTTGTCCACCAAATGGTTGGAACAAATAAATTATGCCAAGAATTTTTTAGATATTGTTTGTATGATAAATGTTCAGATCCGTGAACCGTGGTCCGAGTAGTCGTGTAAAGGATTCCAAAAATAAACGCAGGAGCTGTAAATTTGACAAAATTATATAGATAGCCAATCCCTACTTGAATCCCATTACTTGGATGAACACTGAGAGCCAAGCCCAAAATCGTTTGTAAGATTACAGCCGTACAGGCACACAGTTTCAGATAGTCACCAATGTCGGCTCCGTTGTGAGTACATTCTTCTTTCATATTACCCCCATAAACATAAGTTTTCTGAGGATCAAAAGATTATTTCACTAGTAAGCCTAGCACAATTTGAGGTAATCGGCAAATTAAATTTTTAATGCTTGAGCTGCTTCGTGGCTAAAAACTTTTTCCAGCGTTTTGGCGATAATTTGGTTTCTTTTAGTGTGGGAAGCGGTTGAATAAGTTAAATAGATCGTTCTACCAGGCGCATCCGGCACAATTCTTGCAAGATGAAGTTTCTCCCCCACTTTACGCCAGGAGATTGCTGGAATAAAACCAATCCCAGCGTTACTAAGAAGGAGTTCTCTAATAGTTGCGGGATCATCTGATTCAAATTGATATTTGAGATGGCAGTGATGATTTTCAAAATAAAGATCTAGTTCACTACGTAATGGTGTGTGGAGTCCCAACATAACAATTGGTAACTTGGCAATTTCTGCTAAAGTAATATTTTGATTATGAATTTGACCGCTTGAGCCGCCGACATAAATTTCTTCTCGCGCTAAAGGAATTACTGTCAGTCCTCGATCGTCGTTACTTTCAGGCCGATTGGAAATAATAAAGTCGAATTCTTGGGCGTTAGGAATTGCCGTGATGCGTTGATTTAACTGGATCGGAACATTAGGAAAAATTGTTCTAATCGACTTAATAATTTCTGGAATCAAACTAGATGCCACTTGGACATAAATTTTGATTGGCTCGATGTTGTTGTCTTTTTGTTGTTTAAGTGCATCCATTCCCTTTTGCCACTGCTCAATGATTGAGTTTGCGTAAGGATAAAATAATTTACCAGCAGCATTTAATTTCATTGCCCTACCCTGCCGGGTAAAAAGTTCAGTTTCTAATTCTTCTTCTAGCTGATGAATCAATTTCGTCATCGCAGGTTGGCTGACAAACAGCTTTTTGGCGGCTTGAGTTAAATTGCCATTTTGCACTACCAGGACAAAACCTTTCAATTGATTAATATTCATTTGCCCCCCTCTCAATTCTTTCATTACCAAAAGTTATTTTTAATTCCAATAATTCATTATTCAAAACCGCTTTCACCTTCTAAAATGATGGTGTGAGGATCAAAGATTATTTCGTGTTTTTAAGTGTAGATTCATCTTAACTTCTAAAAAGGAGGGATGCAAGTGAACGATGATTTATGGATTTTTCCTGGCCAGGGAGGCCAACGAGCCGGGATGCTTGAGCAGGTTCCAGCTGATTTAAAAAAATACGTGAGTGATTTATTGGATATGGAACTACTTGATAGTGACGCTGGATATCAGGATTCAGTTCAAATCCAAGTTAGCATTACTTTATTGCAAGTATTTGAAATTCAGCAATTATTTGACTTAGGTCTAAAGCCGGGACTAGCGGCAGGACATTCATTGGGAGTGTTTCCAGCCGCTTATGCTTTGGGTTGTATGAGTCTAGAAGACGTGTTTAAAAGCGTTAAGTACCGGGCCGAATTGATGAAAGAATCATTTCCGGCCGGATACGGCATGGGAGCTATTAATGGGCTCTCATTGCAAGATGTTGATGAAATTGTCCAACAAGTCACTACATCTGATGCACCAGTTTTTACTTCTAATCAAAATTCGGCGCTTCAAATTTGTGTATCTGGCTCTTTAAATGCAATTGATCAAGTTCTTAAATTAGCTCAAGACCTCGGTGCTGCCAAGGCAATTCGCTTGCGGGTTCCTGTTCCATCACACTCCCCTTTGATGAATGATGTCGCCAAAAAAATGAAGGATTACTTAAATGTTGTTCAGATTAAAGCGCCTCAAGGAGTTTATCTAGCAAATGATACCGGACATTCAGTGCGGCAAAGTGAGTTAATTCGACAAGATTTGAGTGATAATATCGCTTACCCGGTTCATTTTTGGGAGATGATGTCAGTTGCTAGTAATTATCAGCCAAAGGTTTTAGTTGATTTTCAACCTGGATCGCCATTTAAGGCAGTTTTGGGCGAATACTTCTCTGAACAGCATCAAGTCAATTTGAATCAGATGACGATAGAAGATGCAGCTTATTTAATCAAAAAATGGAAAAGAGGTTCTTAAATATGGCACAAAAACAAAGCTGGGATCATAACCGGCGCGCCAAAGAGACTAAGTTAGAAAAAGCAAGTTCTTTAATGCAAGGAAAGTTCGTCCAAACTAGTGATGCAAAAGAACTTTTAGAAACTTTAATTGATAGTGGTGATCGCGTTGTTTTGGAAGGTGATAACCAAAAACAAGCAGATTTCTTATCCCGGACCCTTGAAACAGTTGATCCAGAAAAAGTAAACCACCTTCATATGATCATGAGCAGTATTTCACGCCCAGAACATTTAAATATTTTTGAAAATGGAATTGCTAGTAAGATGGATTTTTCTTATGCAGGTCCCCAGAGCACCCGGGTATCTCAGATGATTTCTGATGGAAGTTTGGTAGTTGGCGATATCCATACTTATCTAGAATTATACGGTCGTCTTTTTATCGATTTAATTCCTAATGTTGTCTTGGTGGCTGCGGATAAAGCAGATCGTCAAGGAAATTTATACACGGGTTATAACACCGAAGAAACGCCAGTAATTGTCGAATCAGCCGCCTTTAAAGACGGAATTGTCATTGT of Xylocopilactobacillus apicola contains these proteins:
- a CDS encoding DNA-3-methyladenine glycosylase I, which translates into the protein MSEIKRCFWANDPIEAKYHDEQWGRPEHDDQKIFEMLILEMFQAGLSWRTILVKRNNFRNAYDQFDYHKVANYNQNKIEELMSDPGIVRNRQKVNASINNAQEFLKVQAEFGSFDQYIWHFTNFKTIDHRIDSNNPAPAKDELSIEISNDLKKRGFKFVGPVTIYSLLQSIGIINDHELSCDFHFINF
- a CDS encoding methionine ABC transporter permease; the protein is MSFIAKYLPNVVTNWSGDYGFVSAIWQTLYMTFASAFMAGILGLFFGVLLVVTDKNGINPHPVFYSILDKLVNVFRSIPFIIMLALLASFTRLIVHTTIGPTAALVPLVASATPFYARQVQNALVQVDPGVIEAAQAMGESNVSIVFNIYLVEGLPELVRASVLTIISLIGLTAMAGAVGAGGLGSLAVNIGFQRFENDVTIVATIFILILVFLIQFVGDRIVKHLTH
- a CDS encoding D-serine ammonia-lyase, coding for MDIDSLIKASPIVADLMAAKEVFWLNPDYGDSANLPVSQADIFDAAARFDRFASYFVAEFPETAPSHGILESPLTPIPKMKITLTQLENYSLPGNVYLKEDNKLPISGSIKSRGGIYEVLKFAEKVAIEAGMLTYLDDYSILREDRFKELFSHYGISVGSTGNLALSIGIVATRLGFKVKVHMSSDAKTWKKDLLRAKGVKVIEYDGSFTAAITAGRKEAEKDPNMYFIDDEGSYDLFLGYSVAAIRLQKQLKDQNIKVDAHHPLFVYLPAGVGGSPSGVTFGLKEILGPNVHAIFAEPTHISSVLLGMATGLNDKISVYDIGLDGKTEADGLAVGRPSRIAGKLMKTLLLGIGTFDDERVLAYTAALWDSEKIKVEPSATAGFAALRQAQGYLSEHYPMESANHIIWSTGGMLVPDSEYQTIYQLGKKII
- a CDS encoding MetQ/NlpA family ABC transporter substrate-binding protein — encoded protein: MKKYQKLLLLVLTFCAALFLVSCGSSKKSESSSEGTKTVKVGIIGSDERVWDAIKPELKKKGIEVKLVQFTTYDQPNQALVSGDIDLNSYQHIFYLNNWNKAHHADLVPIGNTIIAPLAVYSKKIKSIDNLKSGDTISIPNDATNQARALQLLESAKVITLKSGVEIPTPNDVVKNPKKVKITPLDASQTARSLDDVTVAIINNGVALDAKLNPHTAIYTEKITKKSKPWINVLVAQKKDKNNKTYQEVVKAYQTEKVAQKLKEVYQGSSVPAWNYKF
- a CDS encoding acetate/propionate family kinase — protein: MVKIIAINCGSSTLKFKLFEMPEETVIASGMVDRLGLSGSTFELKSNDGKKIEFQKDVKDHNEAVTLLLKNLVDSKIIDSLDELGGVGHRVVAGGETYEKSTLVDQHVINNIKYLSIYAPLHNYSEARGMEAFVQANPKLPQVAVFDTALYSQMPEVNYLYSIPIEYYKNYGARKYGAHGTSHRYITGRAAEMLNQKLEDLNIISLHLGSGASITATEHGKVIDTSMGFTPMAGITMSTRSGDIDPSLVLFLMSQLKISDPNEMADILNQKSGLLGLSGISPDMRDLQKVEDTNQRARLALDIFVNRIVKYVGSYVAEMGSVDVITFSAGIGENDAEIRENIINQLSFINAKIDLEKNDVRGEEIDLTGEGSAVKVLLITTDEELMIARDAYEIGYLNKE
- a CDS encoding acyltransferase family protein, which translates into the protein MKEECTHNGADIGDYLKLCACTAVILQTILGLALSVHPSNGIQVGIGYLYNFVKFTAPAFIFGILYTTTRTTVHGSEHLSYKQYLKNSWHNLFVPTIWWTSVYLFFLPYVQQVNHYHDLPSFIWQFINGNGAPHLWYNTMMLQFIILMPIFWAIATWCRDNQTRGWIIIGLTVIITACWLWFYDTNVFHGTHEKDWYLFDRLFLSFFIYGVFGTLAWQYRKYFNQMIQKFWWIFLLVFVGSFWWINQELISFGTPVLLTNAPYYKPSMTIYDLAMIMLIAAIALYQINRQIKFTARVHQFAGFAYKAYLSNVLWAQLIWHTFGQSLMKANTIIGIIVIYILTWCLAFASAFGIHFVWQNIKKMLSK
- a CDS encoding methionine ABC transporter ATP-binding protein, with the translated sequence MIQLKDITVDFSNKEKKVRAVDHVSLNVNRGDIFGIVGYSGAGKSTLVRVINLLQRPSAGEVLVNGQDLLSLKEQELRASRKKIGMIFQHFNLMNARTIFNNVAFALKGSDLTKQQKSERVKELLELVGLSDKANNYPSQLSGGQKQRVGIARALANHPDILISDEATSALDPKTTQSILELLNRLNKQLGLTIVLITHQMEAVKQISHQVAVMDQGRIIEEGSVYQIFSEPKTALTKSFINTTTRLDETLAAFDVRNLKAGEKMLQLSYLGESADEPLISSLYQKFQVSANILYGNIEMLQGQPLGNLVVILSGQSEQITQAIDYLKQSKVHVREIEGIDEK
- a CDS encoding class I SAM-dependent methyltransferase, producing the protein MDPNILKNIGQLDHDLNFTKLAEVTDFIKNFDQPKYQQIVDANHLNNLSLKERQLLVESIAVNVLVRNDHDFNHRLTPPAIGLIFSEIISLLADEQSVELVDFGGGTGSLTFSILANLQNDQINATLIDNNEEFFDFSNEYRPLFSFGNATEQVFDDVVSYNFSKKADFLVSDVPVGYYPQTQGLDDFQVKDNDNLTYVQNLFIERSIQILNDNGFAIMAVPQNIFTSEQSGVLLRMLRESAYIQGIISLPLNSFTDHKFVKNIIILQKHGDNAKQITPVLIYQLADIEDLKSYQKLFSTLKAWSREIKYI
- a CDS encoding acyltransferase domain-containing protein — translated: MNDDLWIFPGQGGQRAGMLEQVPADLKKYVSDLLDMELLDSDAGYQDSVQIQVSITLLQVFEIQQLFDLGLKPGLAAGHSLGVFPAAYALGCMSLEDVFKSVKYRAELMKESFPAGYGMGAINGLSLQDVDEIVQQVTTSDAPVFTSNQNSALQICVSGSLNAIDQVLKLAQDLGAAKAIRLRVPVPSHSPLMNDVAKKMKDYLNVVQIKAPQGVYLANDTGHSVRQSELIRQDLSDNIAYPVHFWEMMSVASNYQPKVLVDFQPGSPFKAVLGEYFSEQHQVNLNQMTIEDAAYLIKKWKRGS
- a CDS encoding LysR family transcriptional regulator yields the protein MNINQLKGFVLVVQNGNLTQAAKKLFVSQPAMTKLIHQLEEELETELFTRQGRAMKLNAAGKLFYPYANSIIEQWQKGMDALKQQKDNNIEPIKIYVQVASSLIPEIIKSIRTIFPNVPIQLNQRITAIPNAQEFDFIISNRPESNDDRGLTVIPLAREEIYVGGSSGQIHNQNITLAEIAKLPIVMLGLHTPLRSELDLYFENHHCHLKYQFESDDPATIRELLLSNAGIGFIPAISWRKVGEKLHLARIVPDAPGRTIYLTYSTASHTKRNQIIAKTLEKVFSHEAAQALKI